In one window of Paracoccus saliphilus DNA:
- a CDS encoding YIP1 family protein codes for MTFDEFKTLVGLTFRNPEAAATALLGAGWPVSARWMGLMLAVTVSALLAWLSSQLFPLPQGTAEGSPILTLTSQPMVLAGMQLVAVLLAAGLLAGVGRMFGGHGTFEDALLLTVWIEVVLLLVQAVQIAATLILPGVAGILGILAIALFFWLTVQFAKALHGFTSGPKVFLGVIGTAFAVGFVLSLLAAGFGLIPEVPQ; via the coding sequence ATGACTTTCGACGAATTCAAGACTCTGGTCGGTCTGACCTTCCGCAATCCCGAAGCCGCCGCCACGGCGCTGCTCGGGGCCGGTTGGCCGGTCTCTGCCCGCTGGATGGGGCTGATGCTGGCGGTGACGGTATCGGCCTTGCTGGCCTGGCTGTCCTCGCAATTGTTTCCCTTGCCGCAGGGCACGGCTGAGGGCAGCCCGATCCTGACCCTGACCTCGCAACCCATGGTGCTGGCCGGGATGCAACTGGTGGCGGTACTGTTGGCCGCCGGGTTGCTGGCCGGGGTGGGGCGGATGTTCGGCGGCCATGGCACATTCGAGGATGCCCTGCTGCTGACCGTCTGGATCGAGGTGGTGCTGCTTCTGGTGCAGGCGGTGCAGATCGCCGCCACGCTCATCCTGCCGGGAGTGGCGGGCATCCTGGGCATCCTTGCCATTGCCCTATTCTTCTGGCTGACCGTGCAATTCGCCAAGGCGCTGCATGGTTTCACCAGCGGCCCCAAGGTTTTCCTCGGCGTGATCGGCACCGCGTTCGCCGTGGGCTTCGTTCTTTCCCTCTTGGCCGCCGGTTTCGGCCTCATACCCGAGGTGCCGCAATGA
- a CDS encoding SufB/SufD family protein translates to MTEAAVKNKDVTPQVSGAPKSVDALQARLDAMSLPKGGFTAGARADALARLREMGLPGPRDEYWRYTDPRPFNAPLPEPVAIETDPPVHAEGMFAENDSLSLVFVDGVFDPDASDALELAGIEIDSLAQADQNGEHWACDYYGVLEASGQKPVYRPFAALNTAAARDGVLIRVISSPAKPVHIIHRRATEDADSIWHHLVRLEGGAELTLLETGMTGARSNSVLEVDMAASSRMHYISTSRAGPEKLSTAHIFARVEAEAQFKAFSLAMNGTLMRHEAVIDIVGDDAGAHIAAAVLGDGNRGPFHHDDTVFITHAAERCESRQVFKKVLKNGAEGVFQGKILVKPGAQKTDGYQISQALLLDERSQFLAKPELEIYADDVQCSHGSTTGAIDETALFYLRSRGVPKERAIVFLMLSFLADALEEIEDEVLRGQINDRLEAWLTRHGNQ, encoded by the coding sequence ATGACAGAGGCCGCCGTCAAGAACAAGGATGTGACTCCGCAGGTCAGCGGTGCGCCCAAATCCGTCGACGCCTTGCAAGCGCGTCTGGATGCGATGTCCCTGCCCAAGGGCGGGTTCACCGCCGGTGCCCGTGCCGACGCATTGGCGCGGCTGCGCGAGATGGGGCTGCCGGGGCCGCGTGACGAATACTGGCGCTACACCGATCCGCGCCCCTTCAACGCGCCGCTGCCAGAGCCCGTTGCAATCGAGACGGATCCTCCGGTGCATGCCGAAGGCATGTTCGCCGAAAACGATAGCCTGTCATTGGTTTTCGTCGATGGTGTCTTCGACCCCGATGCATCAGACGCGTTGGAACTGGCAGGGATCGAGATCGACAGCCTCGCGCAGGCAGACCAAAACGGCGAGCATTGGGCGTGCGATTACTATGGCGTTCTCGAGGCGTCGGGCCAGAAGCCAGTCTACCGTCCGTTTGCGGCCCTGAATACGGCTGCGGCGCGTGATGGCGTGCTGATCCGCGTGATCTCCAGTCCCGCCAAGCCAGTCCACATCATCCATCGCCGTGCGACCGAGGACGCCGATTCCATCTGGCACCACCTCGTGCGCCTCGAGGGAGGTGCCGAACTGACCTTGCTGGAAACCGGAATGACCGGTGCACGCTCCAATTCTGTGCTCGAGGTCGATATGGCCGCGTCCTCGCGGATGCATTACATCTCGACCAGCCGGGCCGGACCGGAAAAGCTGAGCACTGCGCATATCTTTGCCCGTGTCGAGGCCGAGGCGCAGTTCAAGGCGTTCTCGCTTGCGATGAACGGCACGCTGATGCGCCACGAGGCGGTCATAGATATCGTCGGCGACGATGCGGGCGCGCATATCGCGGCGGCCGTTCTGGGCGATGGGAATCGCGGCCCGTTCCACCATGATGACACGGTCTTCATCACGCATGCGGCGGAACGCTGCGAAAGCCGTCAGGTCTTCAAGAAGGTCCTGAAGAACGGCGCCGAGGGCGTGTTCCAGGGCAAGATCCTGGTCAAGCCCGGTGCGCAGAAAACCGATGGCTACCAGATCAGCCAGGCATTGCTTCTGGACGAGCGCAGCCAGTTCCTCGCCAAGCCCGAACTCGAGATCTATGCCGACGACGTGCAGTGCTCGCACGGTTCGACCACCGGTGCCATTGACGAGACCGCGCTGTTCTACCTGCGTTCGCGCGGGGTGCCGAAGGAGCGCGCCATCGTGTTCCTGATGCTGTCCTTCCTCGCCGATGCGCTGGAAGAGATCGAGGACGAGGTGCTGCGCGGACAAATCAACGATCGGCTGGAAGCTTGGCTGACCCGGCACGGCAACCAGTGA
- the sufC gene encoding Fe-S cluster assembly ATPase SufC: MLKINNLHVKLEEEDKQILKGLSLEVPAGQVHAIMGPNGSGKSTLSYVLSGRDGYEVTEGGATMDGEDLLDMEPEERAAAGLFLAFQYPVEIPGVGNMTFLRTAVNAQRKARGQEEMSSGEFLKVIRARAADLKIDAEMLKRPVNVGFSGGEKKRNEILQMAMLEPRMCIMDETDSGLDVDAMRLVADGVNALRSPDRSFLVITHYQRLLNHIQPDVVHIMSNGRIVKSGGPDLALQVEDEGYGDLLAEAG, encoded by the coding sequence ATGCTGAAGATCAACAATCTGCATGTGAAACTGGAAGAAGAGGACAAGCAAATCCTCAAGGGCCTTTCGCTGGAGGTCCCCGCCGGTCAGGTCCATGCGATCATGGGGCCGAACGGGTCGGGCAAATCCACGCTCTCCTATGTGCTCTCGGGCCGCGATGGCTACGAGGTGACCGAGGGCGGGGCGACCATGGATGGCGAGGATCTGTTGGATATGGAACCGGAAGAGCGCGCCGCGGCGGGCCTGTTCCTTGCATTCCAATACCCGGTCGAGATCCCCGGCGTAGGCAACATGACCTTCCTGCGCACCGCGGTGAATGCGCAGCGCAAGGCGCGGGGGCAGGAAGAAATGTCCTCGGGCGAGTTTCTCAAGGTCATCCGCGCGCGCGCCGCCGATTTGAAGATCGACGCCGAGATGCTGAAGCGTCCGGTGAATGTCGGCTTCTCGGGCGGTGAAAAGAAACGCAACGAGATCCTGCAGATGGCCATGCTGGAGCCGCGCATGTGCATCATGGACGAGACCGACTCGGGTCTTGATGTCGATGCGATGCGGCTGGTGGCCGACGGCGTGAACGCCCTGCGCTCGCCTGACCGCAGTTTCCTGGTCATCACCCATTACCAGCGTCTGCTGAACCATATTCAGCCCGACGTGGTGCATATCATGTCGAATGGCCGGATCGTGAAGAGCGGCGGGCCGGATCTTGCGCTGCAGGTCGAGGATGAAGGCTATGGCGATCTGTTGGCGGAGGCCGGCTGA
- a CDS encoding heavy metal-binding domain-containing protein, whose product MIVTTTNTVEGHKITAYHGITTGETIIGANVFRDVFAGIRDIVGGRSGAYETALAEARLTALAEMQDYATTLGANAVVGVDLDYEVINNMLMVSASGTAVTID is encoded by the coding sequence ATGATCGTTACCACGACCAATACCGTCGAAGGCCACAAGATTACCGCCTATCACGGTATCACGACGGGCGAGACCATCATCGGTGCGAATGTGTTCCGCGATGTTTTCGCCGGCATCCGCGATATCGTTGGCGGCCGGTCGGGTGCTTATGAGACCGCGCTGGCCGAGGCGCGCCTGACTGCCCTTGCCGAGATGCAGGATTACGCGACGACCCTGGGCGCTAATGCCGTGGTCGGAGTCGATCTCGATTACGAGGTCATCAACAATATGCTGATGGTGTCGGCCTCCGGCACCGCCGTCACCATCGACTGA